A window of Glycine soja cultivar W05 chromosome 13, ASM419377v2, whole genome shotgun sequence genomic DNA:
AAGTTGAGTTTTGAAGTAACTCACCTTAGCACCTCTCTTGGGGCCAATAGGTGGTGGTTTTGGCTTTGCTTCAGCTTCAGCTGGAGGGGTGGTGGTTGCGGGTGCCGCCGCTGCAGGCTCGTCTGAAGCCCTCACAAGAAGCCTAGAAGCGTTGTTCTTTGTGTTGAACAAGACCACCCTTGAGTTTGTGGTGGAAGCTGCAACATTAAGAGACAGCACAAACCCAGATGCTGCTGAAGCCATGATGATTTCTTCCTCAAACTCTCTctgtgtgttgtgttgtgtgtcTTAGGTTCTCTCTTGGGTGATCTTAAGCGTGGCAAAAGGACAAGAGCGTCACAAGCACTCAGAGGCTTTGAATAAAAAATGGGTTTAGTAGTTTGGCGAATTATCTGATCCCCATAAGTGTGCATCAATCGTGTCTACCACTAGGCTGATGCCACTTGTGAACCATATCCCATTCTATGGATAATGTTATTACAACTCATCCTTTCGTAAATCCCCGAGTCAACTCAGTTAGTCACTCGGCTAGGCAACCAAACTTGAAAAATTCGAAATGGGCCATTCAGACAGCAAAATTATATTCGGACACTCTTTAGTAATACAgttcttattaattattttcatttttcacacATCTCACCTTTTTTAAGTTGACTTACAAATCCGATTTTGATTCAAACATTTTACGTTAGATTTTTTTAGTGTTAGGATGAAGTCCAATCCAACTCATTCAAATTCATTTATGTACtgattctaatttttaaatttggttCCATGAACTCgacccattttttttatctaaaaaaaataaaataatatataacatttGACACATTGGGTACCCAAAACCATTTACAAAAGAGAGAAATGTACATACATAAAAACACTGTCACCAAAGGTATTGGCAGCCTCCCCCCGCCCCCAATCGGATCATATCACCTAATGCACACCAAGATCAAGACTCAAGCATATGAGCCAATGATTTTCATAATGGCACAaacaaaaaagtattaaatcaT
This region includes:
- the LOC114380772 gene encoding photosystem I reaction center subunit IV A, chloroplastic-like, which translates into the protein MASAASGFVLSLNVAASTTNSRVVLFNTKNNASRLLVRASDEPAAAAPATTTPPAEAEAKPKPPPIGPKRGAKVKILRKESYWYKGTGSVVAVDQDPNTRYPVVVRFNKVNYANVSTNNYALDEIVEVE